The following is a genomic window from Dioscorea cayenensis subsp. rotundata cultivar TDr96_F1 chromosome 10, TDr96_F1_v2_PseudoChromosome.rev07_lg8_w22 25.fasta, whole genome shotgun sequence.
TCCTTTAATTATTATGCCACTTCGActtattataaaaacaatgacatattattattgaattttatcttatatatatacatatcttaaTGGTTCTATGTTTAATAGCATATATTATCTTGTATTTTACCAAGtaaagttattattaaaaaaaaatctatgtttgTTTAGAAATTAAATCTGAATTTGTCTTATCTTGTAATATCAAATTCACATTCTATTTTATTCAAGAAGTTAAACGTTACAAGGAGACAAAATTGTTTGACTATTTTATGAACCATGCCGTATTAGTTGTCATGTTATAAATGAACAATATATTTTGtcgttttatatatatagtttgtcgAACAATCTAACTAAAAGTAGTTTTCTATCATTACATTaatgatcaaattaatatttactgATTGATTGATTCAACTGGTCAAATTTTGTCATTAGAGCATACTATAATTTTGCATTGACGTTtttctatgcttgattgggtaaaacaaattaatactcATAAAGAGAGTATAgtgatgaaatttattttatcgACATTATATTATTACAGTATTATACATAAACACTTTTCATCTtatttaattaccaaaatataattatttaaaaaataagtcattacttaaattccaaaatatataaaatgaattagGTGACAAACTTTACTCCATATCTACAATtaccaaaacaataataataataataataataataataataataataataataataataataataaacaaatcacacacacacacacacacacacacacacacacacacacatacacacacagagAGACAGAAATTCACTGTGACAATGAAAGGGTTCCAAGAGTCTCTTGAAAATCACTTGAAACCATGCACAAGATATGCAtgcaagaatatatatatatatttataaatctcCATTTCcttatattactttttttttaaaacatttccTTATATTCTCAAGTCAATAATAATGCAAAAGATTTATTATAATGCTCATGATATTCTAATCTGTTCAAATAATTAAGTGAATCTcattatatgtaataataaataattgattcCCTCAACCCTGGCCTCTATAAATTAAGGCCTCCCTTCACCACCTTCTACCATACATCCTTGCATAGATTGTAAGATCATAGTGTTGTAAGAGATAAAATAAGAGCTTTATCTTAATTATATAAGATCATTAAGGCTTATCAATGGGTGAATTAGAAAAGGAAGTGATCATTGTTGGTGGAGGACCAGCAGGGCTTGCCACAGCTGCATGTCTCAAGAAACAATATATATCAAGCATGATAATATTGGAAAGAGAAGCATGCACTTGCTCAACATGGAAGTTGAAGACATATGATAGAGTTAACCTTCATTTAGGTAAGGATTTTTGCACCCTCCCTCACTTCCCTCACAAGAAGGGCACCCCAGTTTTCATCTCCAAATCTtgctttatcgattaccttgaTGAGTACGTCGAGTTTTTCAATTTAAAGACTATGTTTAACATGAATGTGATCTCTGCTACTTTTGATGCTGATGATGGAAAGTGGCACTTAGTATCTAAAAATACCTTTACCGAAGAAATTTACATGTATAAAAGCAAGTTTGTAGTTGTAGCCACTGGTGAAAATGCTATGAAGATGATACCGGAAATTTTTGGATTAAGTACATTTCCTGGTGAGTTCATCCACTCTTCTGAGTACAAGTCCCCGATGAAGTTTGCCGGAAAGGATGTGCTTGTTGTCGGGAATGGTAATTCTGGTATGGAAATTGCTTATGATCTTGCAAATTCCGGTGTCAAGACCTCCATCCTTATTCGTTCCCCGGTAATTAGTTTGATTTTTGTAATCAAACATCAATAATTAGAGATGATCAATGTTGATAGTTTTACTGCAGTTCTTGTTTGTACATGTGCAGTTTCATGTAATGACCAGGGAAATGGTACATGCTGGGATGCTTCTTTTGAAGTTCTTGCCAATAGAGTTTGTCGATAAGGTGATGATCGGTCTTTCGAAAGATTACTTTGGAGAGTTATCGAAGTATGGTATCATCATGCCGGAGAAGGGCCCTTTCATCATCAAAGCAACCACGGGCCGGTCTGCGGTAATCGATGTTGGGACAATAGGCAGTATCAAAGATGGACTTATTAAGGTATATATTTCCTTCAAATTCAAAGACTTTTGGAGGATCTTAAAAGATTCAAAGATTATTTCACTAATTTATTCAATCAAAGTTTTCATTATTTGATgatcaactatatatatatatatatatatatatataaataggtgTTCAAGACCACAATTGAAAAGATTGAAGGAGATGAAGTTGTGTTCTCTGATGGAAGATCTAAGTGTTTTGATGCAATAATATTTGCTACTGGTTACAAGAGCACAGCACACAAGTGGCTcaaagtaaaatataaaaatgcataagattatttaattaatttattattcccttattatgttattaattattaatttttaatttttaaactaattagtGATTAATTTGCAGGATGGTGAACTCTTGAATGAAGAGGGATTTCCTAAACAAAGTTTTCCAAACCATTGGAAGGGAAAGAATGGAGTTTATTGTGCTGGTCTTTCAAAGAGAGGACTTGCTGGGATAGCTGCTGATGCTCAGAACATTGCAAAGGATATCAGCACCATATTGTTGTCAAACTAATAATAGATCATTATATTAATTCATATGCGGCTAGCtgcatgtttttaaaaaataagtttcgatgttatatacatatatatgtaaatatgataAAGTAAGACAAATTAAAGTGTGTGTTCTTAATTTGAtcaaatatatagatttttgaaatgctatacataaataatatatatatttagctcATCTGTTCTCAATTTTGGTATATTATTTATGGTTGATATATAAATGCTAATGAAGTTGATGGGGCATATAGTATCTGATTGTGTGTTAATTAAGTAATGTGTTTGCAAATtatccatttatatatataatctgattttttttgtcaagattttaaaaaaaatatataattatttaattaagtatataattacaaataaaagcacattagTGCTTATCTATGAAAGTTtttagtgtgtgtatatatatatgattccaTTCACTAGAAGATTTGAAGGTCtttgagttttttctttttttttaaaaaaaaaaatagataaattacaaTCATTCAGTCTTTGAATAATTTCACAGgagagttaaaaagaaaaaaaaaagataagcttTTCCAAGTCAGATTATCCAAATAACTTGTTTTAAGATTCAAACATATCCAAAGTCCTAAaaaaatggtaactaaaaaatgataaagacaATGTACATTGCATGCATTGCACTTGCACTTCATTCAAATCATATGTACTTGTACTAACGGATAAGTACACAAATGAAGAAGGAGGTGGTGATCATCGGAGCCGGTCCGGCAGGGCTCGCCGTGGCGGCATGTCTCAATAGCTTCTCCATACCAAACATCATATTTGAGAAAGAAGATTGCATTGCTtctctttggaagaagaagGCATATGATAGACTCAAGCTTCATCTTGCCAAAGATTTCTGTTCACTGCCATTGATGCCACATTCAAAGACCACACCTACTTTCATTCCCAAGGATCAATTCATCCAATACTTAGATCATTATGCAAAGCATTTCATGATTAATCCTGTATTTTGCACTGAGGTGGAGTCTGCAAGATGTGTGATGAATGAGAGATCACACAAATGGGTTATAATGACCAGGAATAAGATCACAGGTGAGGTGCATGAACACATGTCTAACTTCTTGGTTGTTGCCACCGGAGAGAACTCTGAGGGTATCATTCCGGAGGTTGTTGGGCTTGAGAGCTTCGCCGGAGAAGTCATGCACTCATCGGAGTATAAGTCCGGTGCCGGCTTTGAAGGGAAGAGAGTTCTTGTTGTTGGGAGTGGTAATTCTGGCATGGAGGTTGCTTATGATCTCTCAAATTTTGGAGCCATGACTTCCATTTCCATACGTAGTCCGGTGTGCtttaatttcttatatattgatataaaGTCATTAATTGaattagtttaattaatatACTATGTTGTTTATGCATATGATACACGTATcgttgcatgcatgcatgcatgcaggtCCACGTGATGAGCAAAGAGATGATATATTTAGGGATGGTGCTTGTGAAGTACTTACCAGTTAAAGTGGTGGATGGTCTTCTTGTCATGCTTGCAAAATTAAAGTACGGAGATTTATCCAAATATGGGATTGTTAGACCAAAGAACGGGCCATTAACCATCAAGATTTCAACTGGTAAATCTGCTGTTATTGACGTTGGTACTgttcacaagattaaaacagGAGAGATTAAGGTACGTGAATAGATTGATTGATTAACTAATTAAATggtctataatatatatatatactgaataTATAAACAGGTTGTGAAAGGGTTGTTGAGTATTAGAGGGAATGAGGTATTGTTCACTGATGGCAAATCATACCATTTTGATGCTATAATATTTGCAACTGGTTATAAAAGCACTGCAAACACTTGGTTGAAGGTGATtcatagttatatatatatatatatatatatatatatatcttaaatgttttatttatgatCAAATTgggatattaaattaatatgtgGACATGCATGTATATCAAATATAGGATGGTGGCTGCTTATTAAATGAAGAAGGATTGCCAAAGCAGAGCTTTCCAAAACATTGGAAAGGAATGAATGGAGTATACTGTGCAGGGCTTGCAAGAAGAGGATTGGATGGAGTCTCCATGGATGCTCAAAACATTGCTAATGATATCAAGGAGCAAATTAATACAATAGCTAATGAATGATTCATGTCTTTGTTCTGTATATATGATGTACTTGCAtgtccataatatatatatgatccctAAATTTAAtgtcataaatataatataaactcCTTCTATTCCCAAATACTTGTTGTTAAAtgattttatacaaaaattaaagataatattaaatttttttttcaaaatttagaataaaaatgaatgattacTAAACTATTCCATTCTTAAAAACtccttatttatataacttaaaaaattaaaaaaaataaaattttaaaaaataaataaatatgacttTGGTACTATACAATgacaattattttgaaatataatttttcttaaataaaaatagaaggagtatatatatatatatatatatatatatatatatatatatatatatatatatatatatatatgaacatcgATCCTATACACATGTTCACAGATTCGTAATCTGTGAACTTTGCTCTgggccgttggatttcaatccaacggtttTGCACTTTTCAATGAACGGTAACACTGTGCTTATGAACAGTGTACAATAAAAAAGTGAGATAAATAGTATTTTCACAAGATTAACTCTCACTGTGCATTATCTTAATTCTACTATTGTTGTCTGTAGACGTCTGTGTAAGTCCACATAAAcccttttctatatatatatatatatatatatacatatatatttgtggaTGAGAACTGAGCAGGGGTATATATATGGTGCCCACCAATCTTTGGAAAATCTAAATCCCACCATTGAgaaaagttctcaccttatccaCACTCCAACCACAATCTTCTCCATTTCATCCACAACctcaaaacttttttttcaaacaacctccttcctctctttctttttccctttcacAAACACACTCAAATTTCTAAGTGTTCTCAAGCTAGAGACATGGCTGCAATGAACTCTAGTGTCTTAGCTTGCAACTATGTGCTATCTAGTGGTTCAGACATGAGTTTGAAGCTTGCTTCAATATCATCTCCTCCAGTTACTACTAAGCTGCTCGTTATCAAAGCTCAACAAGCTCACACCGTCGTCGAGACAAAGAAAACCAAAGGAAGTGAAGGAAGAAGAGTGGCACTTCTATTCCTGGCTGGTGCTCTCTTTTCGGCCTCGACTTCGTCGGCAAATGCTAGCATCTTCGATGAATATCTTGAGAAAAGCAAAGCTAATAAGGTAAGTTCTATTTGCATGCTTTCATTAGAAATGGTATTAGAGCTTGAatctttgtgaattttttttatgaaggaATTGAATGATAAGAAGAGGTTGGCTACTACTGGAGCAAACTTCGCACGTGCATATACTGTGGAGTTTGGCACGTGCAAGTTCCCGGAGAATTTCACTGGATGTCAAGATCTTGCTAAACAGAAGGTATGAGATAATTAATCAACTTTATAATTAATATGCATTTAAATGATGTAATTAGTGTTGAAGATCTCGCTaattatcatgttttttttctttgttttttggtgTTGTAGAAAGTGCCATTCATCAGTGATGATTTGGAGATTGAATGTGAAGGAAAGGATAAGTTCAAGTGTGGATCAAATGTTTTCTGGAAATGGTGATCAACAACTTAATTTACTttaatgtaatgtaatgtaatcaattttattttcttgttgtaataaattaatttactcTCAATTTGAATCTTCATGCATAGGCTGTGAGTAAAAAATTTTCTATCATTTATCTATGAATTAATTTGCATGTTAAGCACCTGTTGAATTTAATGGATTACCTTGTACGTACATAACTGactaaacaaattaattatggTAAAATCTATGATGAGGAAGGTGATATTCAAACTCAATTTTGTTAAGATGTAAAGGAACaccatttatttaatttgattccaTAACGAAATTAAGCTTCAAACACATCACACCACAAAAAGCTTAGGAACACTTAATTTGCTCCTTGATATCATTAGCAATATTTTGAGCATCCATGGAGACTCCATCCAATCCTCTTCTTGCAAGCCCTGCACAGTATACTCCATTCATTCCTTTCCAATGTTTTGGAAAGCTCTGTTTTGGAAATCCTTCTTCATTTAATAGGTAGCCACCATCCTATGATGTACATGTCCACATTTTAATATCCCAATTTGATCATAATAAAGCATTTAATTAAGTATATAAAAACTATGAATCACCTTCAACCAAGTGTTTGCAGTGCTTTTGTAACCAGTTGCAAACACTATAGCATCAAAATGGTATGACTTGTCATCTGTGAACACCACCTCATTCCCTCTAATGCTCAACAACCCTTTCACAAcctgtttacatatatatatatatatatatatatagtgtataAACATAAGCacatttaattaatcaattaatcaatCTATTTATCCATGCACGTACCTTAATCTCTCCTGTTTTGATATTGTGAACAGTACCAACATCAATGACTGCAGATTTACCAGTTGATATCTTATTGGTTAATGGCCCATTCTTTGGTCTGACAATCCCATACTTAGATAAATCTCCATACTTCAATCTTGCAAGTATGACAAGAAGGACATCCACCAGCTTAACTGGCAAGTATTTCACAAGCACCATCCCTAAATATATCATCTCTTTGGTCATCACGTGGacctgcatgcatgcatgcatgcatgcgatacgtgtattatatatatgcataaacaTCATAATTT
Proteins encoded in this region:
- the LOC120270765 gene encoding probable indole-3-pyruvate monooxygenase YUCCA11 gives rise to the protein MGELEKEVIIVGGGPAGLATAACLKKQYISSMIILEREACTCSTWKLKTYDRVNLHLGKDFCTLPHFPHKKGTPVFISKSCFIDYLDEYVEFFNLKTMFNMNVISATFDADDGKWHLVSKNTFTEEIYMYKSKFVVVATGENAMKMIPEIFGLSTFPGEFIHSSEYKSPMKFAGKDVLVVGNGNSGMEIAYDLANSGVKTSILIRSPFHVMTREMVHAGMLLLKFLPIEFVDKVMIGLSKDYFGELSKYGIIMPEKGPFIIKATTGRSAVIDVGTIGSIKDGLIKDGELLNEEGFPKQSFPNHWKGKNGVYCAGLSKRGLAGIAADAQNIAKDISTILLSN
- the LOC120270767 gene encoding probable indole-3-pyruvate monooxygenase YUCCA10, encoding MKKEVVIIGAGPAGLAVAACLNSFSIPNIIFEKEDCIASLWKKKAYDRLKLHLAKDFCSLPLMPHSKTTPTFIPKDQFIQYLDHYAKHFMINPVFCTEVESARCVMNERSHKWVIMTRNKITGEVHEHMSNFLVVATGENSEGIIPEVVGLESFAGEVMHSSEYKSGAGFEGKRVLVVGSGNSGMEVAYDLSNFGAMTSISIRSPVHVMSKEMIYLGMVLVKYLPVKVVDGLLVMLAKLKYGDLSKYGIVRPKNGPLTIKISTGKSAVIDVGTVHKIKTGEIKVVKGLLSIRGNEVLFTDGKSYHFDAIIFATGYKSTANTWLKDGGCLLNEEGLPKQSFPKHWKGMNGVYCAGLARRGLDGVSMDAQNIANDIKEQINTIANE
- the LOC120270499 gene encoding photosystem I reaction center subunit N, chloroplastic-like, which codes for MAAMNSSVLACNYVLSSGSDMSLKLASISSPPVTTKLLVIKAQQAHTVVETKKTKGSEGRRVALLFLAGALFSASTSSANASIFDEYLEKSKANKELNDKKRLATTGANFARAYTVEFGTCKFPENFTGCQDLAKQKKVPFISDDLEIECEGKDKFKCGSNVFWKW